Part of the Denticeps clupeoides chromosome 3, fDenClu1.1, whole genome shotgun sequence genome, tttcaatttttattttttttttaaatcccaaacATTGTAAaattcacacatttaaaaaaatatgtttctcTAACTCAGAAatggtaaaagttttttttttttttttttttaataaagctttCAGAATAGACTTcaaatatttgtgtatttatatactGAAAAGTTATTGTTAATGGTTGAACAGTGGCTGTGATcttcaaaattaaaaatgtgagGGTGGTTGCGGCTGCTGCCAAACATTTCccctgtagtgaaagtgaagtgcttgtgaGTCACTGCAgtacactgtgcacacaacgaaatgtgtcctccgcttttaacatcacccttggtgagcatgacaggtgcccagggccagtcaggaatcgaaccggcaaccagcAGCTTAAAATGTAGTTTCATGTAACGTTTTAAAACAGCTTCCGTATGGAAACTTGTATTTTGTTTAAGGAGATGAATAAATGTGTACAGCAAACCCTGAGCACACCCTCAGACTGAACCCGGGTTCTCTGCTGTCTCTCTCCTGACCAATAGTGGCACATCCAGGTGACGGTCACACACTCGCATCTGTACGGTACGTCAGGGTGTATACGTgcttttaatattataattctGATCCATAATCCAAATGTAAAAGCTTCAGTGTTAAAATGCATTGTTTCATTTAACAGCAAGATTTTAAAATAGGGAACTTCAATGCATAACCCAGGGTAAATCCCAACAGCTTCCAGTTTTCAGAAGCTCGTGACTTGGGGAAAGGGCATCAGCGGTGatcacagctgtgtgtgtgtgtgtgtgtgtgtgtgtgtgagacctctTTTCAGTACAAATGGCAGTAATCTTTCTATGTAGATTAAGAGATTAATCCTGATCAGTAATATGTCGGTGGGCCGCTTCTGATTAACTCAAGTGTCGATAGTGATAACCTGTCTCCTGCGCCCGTTTCTGCCCGCGATGCCGTTGCAGTTAcataaactatttttaaaaatatgtccAGACTTTGCAAATGCTCACACCGTGTGACTGGCCGGCCCGCCAGCCGGTTGCATAAAGACTTTCCTATCTGATACTGTGCTATCCTTAAGACATGCGTCATGCCGAGGTGAGATCACAGAATTGGCGTCTCTTTCAGTTCCTATTTTCTTGTGGCAACTTATTGGCAAAACATAGACTTTGCCAAGTCAGTGGCTTCCTTCAAATCCAGAtccacacataaaaacacaataaaatacatgtGCAATAGGCCTCGAAGACTGTTTATTTGGCAGGATTATTGAGCACAAAACAGCTAGTCTGTCACCTTAGTTCTAATGGAAATGGTTAATGAGGCATGTGTCTTGTCACATTGTGACATTCTTGCAAATACAGAACTTGGACTCGCTTCCTAATTAGCATGTAAAGATAAAGTGCAATTAAGatcaatcagttttttttttgtttttttacaattcTATCACTACTGTCCATGTGCAACACATTCATtctcattcattatttattcaatgcatttaaataaaggaTTGTAAGAACAATATGAATGGATGCAAGTTCCCTGTAGCCCTGTGCCAGTCGCAGGTCAGCATGATAAATAGAAGCCAGTTCATTGCATCTACCTTGGTTCTCAGGACCATCTTCACTTTAAAACTAGCTGAGAGAAAAGTAGACAACGGTGGACTGTCTCAACTTATAAAGCACCAAGCAGCACTGAAGACTACAGACATATCAGAGATAGACAGAAACATCCCAGACTGCAAAATCAGATAAAAGCAACATTGAGAGAATAGTCATGAAGAAGCACCAAATCTACAGTGAAAGCGTTTGTTCTGTTTTAAGTTCATTGATGAAGAAAGTTGGCGTTGAGAcaatgtagaataaaaaaatcagtttaGCTGTAATTCAGCATGTCTGTGATGGTGCTTTGCATGACCAAGCAAACTGAGCGAATGTGCTGCCCGTCTGGCCTTCCTGGCGGGGAACGCCCACCAATGACACAACGTTTCCAGACTGCATACAGGAACTAAAGGAACTGCTTCCATTCTGTAAGTTCTGAACAGCATTTCCCCCTCATAAAAtcttaaaacataaataataaataatttaaatacgtttaaaaagagaaaacatttgGTTGtcatgtgtgtgaatgcaggCAGTTGTCAGTGGCTTTAAAGGTTCCTCTGAGATTTCAAGGTCCTTCGTTTGCACAGTTTGCCCTTGCGGTTCCTCAGTTCCTTCATGGTTTGCGAGAGGAAATCCTTAAATCTGGTGAGGACCACACAGCCGTATGCCTTCTGCTGGAAGGTGTTCTGTGAGGGCGGAACCCCAGTCGGGCCCTCAGGGGGCTCTGGGATGGGTGTGTTTGGTAGGAGGATCTGCAGAAGGCAGTTCACCCGGTGGGAAATGTGGTGGAGACGCTCCTGGGTGCTGGTTAGATCGGTTAAGAGTGGAGTGGCGTGTGGCTGCAGGTCCGTCTGCTGCTCCAAAACCCTTTTGAAATGAGGGCTGAACTCCTTCAGCCGGGCGTAGATGCTCAGCATGCGCTTGCTCACATCCAGCTCAGAGATGTCCGCTTCTGGGACGTTGTCTATCTGCACGTGGCAGATAAACTCTGCTGAGTCGCCCTGGGAGGATTTCTGGAAAACAGAAATGAGATAATTGAGGCATTCTGCAGAAGAGGTGATGATTCCTATTCTAATTTTAACCAAAAACTCATATCATATTCATATCTCATCAAACCATATAAGGCATGTATTTGATTCATGCCTCCACAGTCAAGAAGGTTCAACTAGATCACAGCACTTCTAAGGGGAAACCCAGTTTGTGTTATTCAAGCAACTTGGAATGGCCAAATATAGCAGCAGAAGTTGGTGAGTGAAGAAGCTGAGGCGCGATTATACTCACGTATGATTTCAATAGCTTGACGGACTGAGCGTGCATGAGCCGGGTGAGCTTTATGCTGCTGTTCAGACTCCTGCCGCAGCTCTGGTTCCCGCATGAAAGTCCAGTCCTCACAGATGCCACACTTATTAAGAGGAGAATGTACAGCAATCCTGAAAAGACAGGAGATCAGTATGGGGCCAAACATGCTCCATGCAGAAGTGCTTTCTAGAAGCCAATACCCCTGTGACGAAACAGCATACAATTGTACTATTCAATTTCATCCCATTCTGACCCAACTTTAATAGGGGTGtatattggcaaggatctcacaatacaatacgattatatcacgatatagtgtgatactgtacatattgcaatattctacagtttactgaaaaacagaactgatatacaagatgctgtgtacgataTGTGTATCatgttacattaataattcatccAAAACAACATAAAGTTCAATAATAAATTGATAATAATAAACTGTgttgtctttgcattttaacactgAACTAGTCGACACCAAAAACGTTCAGATAAAATGCGTACGGTTGAAAAGAAGATATTTAAGTGCCTAGTCAGATAtctaaggctggtgtggtgcttgtagaggactgagcagatatttgatgtccctgtatcgatacaatatcaccacgtaaaatagtgcaatatattgctgtattgatattttcgaACACCCCTATTATTTAATATACTGTCATAGTTAGGGTATACtgatatacaaatatattcaaaGTGTGATTTAACACAAAATTTTACACACTGAACCTACACACTGATTTGGGTTGGAATTATAATGATACAATTTTTGCAGTGTTCACAATTATGGAATAGTCAAcatattatttttgtatattgtgtCATATTTAGATGATTATTGATGCTTATACAGTATAGTAAATACTGTGAAGCTGGGTGAAAAGAGCATGATAAAAGTACACTCTAAATGGTATCATTATGTAAACAGGATACAATTTTTTCACACGAATATACTATTCCGTACACACTGACACAAAGCCGTGTCTTTAAAACTCCCATGTAGCTTTTGACACTCTCTGGAACTACAAACTGTATTCATGCAACGTAGTGCCGCACAGTGGACTGCAGCACCGGTACAGGGGGTATAGGGGGTCAAAAGCTAGTACATGGCCCAGTGCACCAACAAAATAACTATAATTGACACCAGTATGACAGCTTTAGTGGTACTTTTATTTAATACGCTGAATTCACTAATgctcaaaatgaataaaacacgaaaagaaaaaaaaaacctgtgcaTTATATTTTGCATCAAGATATCATGGAAGCGCTTACAACTTATGTGAAACTAAACACAGGTTACTTACTAGGCGCAGACTGGGTGTTTAGTCCCTGGCAAAGCATGATCCTGACATTGCCATTCATTCTCTTAAGCGGTGGCAGAGACAAGTGAGAGACAAGTGCTCAGACTACTCATGATCACTCCCCTCGAAGACGTTTTAAAGACTGAAACCGCACATTCGTCACAAGAGGAAATGATGCTGTTGACCTTCTGAGGCAATCAGATTTCCCAgaagttttcttcttttttttgtgattatacATGCAACAGAGCATGCATGGCAATGCCACCTGAAACATGTTCTGATATTTCTCACTGGGCTCTGAATTACATTTCTCAGGCTAGTTATTTATTATGAATGTACCATTGTACTACCAGTTGGAGAATTGCACAGGGTGAGCATGCTCCCATTCTGcaaaattctaataaaaatataaaaatcagTGAAATACTAACCTCTTCAAACCAAACTGTATTGTGACAACATTTGGGAATTTTGATTCCACATGATCAGATACGTAAGCACAGAGGAAACAGGAAAGAGTGTCTCAAGTCATACATCACTGCAATGTTGCAGAACGTCCATTCTTGGAACCGTTtgaattatgattttatttttggattCTGTTTATGTTAAATTAAGAACTACATCTGCATGAAAACGAGCCATTATCCATGAacacaattaatacatttaatttagaaATTTAATTTAGAATTCGGAGAATGCAACAGGACAAGCACGACTGCATTGAGCAATAAAACATGACATCATGATTTACAATGATGACACCACAATCAGTCTAGAATCATGCGAATGTTTAAAGATCTGTCTGCATCTCTTCCGCTGTGGCATTAGCGGCCTTTGATGTGGTGGGATTTGCGTGGGTCAGTAGCACTTTGTTAACGATCTGACGAGAGAAGCCTCTCAAAAAGCAAAGATCTTAGCAGGTGTATGACGTGACAGTTCTGAGGAATGGCTGGGTCTTCAATTCGAGAATACTTCAACTCAGCATTCCCAAATCCATTTGTGTTAAACTAGCATGAGTTGTAGAAGGCTGGACCCCTTCAACTTGTCCTTACTTACCTCACAAATACTCACCTACCGCTCTCACGTTCAGGTTTCAGACTGGTGCACCCTGCCTTAAGCGGGTGACACAACCTGGGGAACTCTGTTGACCACAAGCCTGTCTGCATCTAACAGGTAAAATGGTACCACAGCCGCATTAATACATCAGTCTCACAGCGCTGGTACTTTCCGTGTAACTGCTTCGACTTTGTTCTACCATGCAAACACTACCCAGGCATCGAGGAATTACAAGAAACGCCACAGTGCAACTTCCTTTACTTTAATTGCCTTTGATGCAGACTACTGTGTTTCATTCACTCTCATTTTTGTGTTGCTGTGAACATTATGGGGGCATTCCGCTGAATTTCACCAGATCTGAATTTCTCACCTGCATATGCTGCCGTCCCAATTCTGCTAAGCTACCAAGGAGAGGAATGCATTTGAGGAGTGTGAGAGCAACATGTTGCACAGAGGTCAACTGGGCAGTGCAAAGAGCAAAATGGAAGAGACCGTCTATTGTTTCCCTACGACCTAAAACGGATACACCACTTTATATCGATCTGTGGAAAAATAAGAGCATCAAATTGAAATACAATGACTGGAATGAAGGTGCCGTTTGTAGCTTCATGCTGGTGGAGCTTTTTATTTACACCCAACATCCGTTCCCAAAAAAAGGTGACATCTTTGAGTGCGGGAAGTgcaggtttttaaaaagaaaatttatCAAGAGCAAGTGAAATTTAAATTTGTCCATGTTCCACCAAACTCAGCTTGAGATTAGCCCATTAAGCCCGTCATCCCATTTTTCTATAGCAGCTGTAGCCGTATAAGAAAAATCTTTTCCTGTTTATGAGGAACATTTCAGTCTGTCGATGAACATATTGGCTTTGGGATTGATGcactaaaaaacaaatcaaagacTCAGAGACAGTAACAGTACATACATTCAGCGCAGATTTCAGAGTTTAAGAGATTTCAGAGTTTAAGAGATTTCAGACATAACTTGAAATCAGTTTTAAACATGGTGACAAAACGTACATGCACATATGATAAAATGTGAGGTACCTGACTAAGACAGTTAAGATGAACATACCTATggtcaatttagagtcgccGATCCAGCAAACCTTTCAACAGGTCAAGCATCCCAAACACTACAGCAACtcagtcaagaaaaaaaattaaggcttATGGAATGACCTAGTCTAATTATTAACTGGTTTGGATGAAAATGTTCTGAAGTGGAGTCCAGAAGAGGACcccatttaaaatgttgtgtgaTTTGGAAATGCAGTGTAACAAAACCCTTGATTGTCTTGAAACTTAAGGACTACAGTATGGAAAGCGGTCAAAATGTTCAGCAAGTCAATTTTGCAATTCTGTTAAGGTGACAATACAATCCAAGGGTGAACATTTTCCACAGAACAATCCATGTTGGAATTTAAAAAGGGGGGTTAAAACACAAGAGCCTTATAAAAAATTGGAAAAACAAATCCAAAAGAGAGGTGCAAGAAGCTTGTCAGCATATGAAATGAAATTGGTTAGGATGAATAATAGGTCATgtgcacatttattaaaatactgtATAATTTTCATTTGCCTCAATGCACATCAGCTACAGGAActttggtgttcatctgaacaataatcTGAACTGGACACACAACTCAGGTGCCCTCTACAGTAAAGGAaactcaggtcttttggagtgaaGGGCCCACTCTTTTAAACCTTTTAttactctgtggtggcctcagtcTTCTTtcatggtgtggtctgctgaggAACCCCTGCTGGtgatggtgtggtctgctgaggAACCCCTGCTGCTCTCTTCTAGGATGCCATCTGGACCCAGTGATGacagtgagtgacaggagaatggtggctaagctgtcatccctgttggacaacatctcccaccccatgcaggagaccctgacagcactgagcagctccttcagtggcaggctgcagcagAGACGGAGAGATcgaggtctttcctgccaaccactgtgactctacaacagctgaccacacaaacacacacatccagtacaccattgtcatttttcttatgtgcaatattgTGTAAATATATCCACTCTTATTACTGTAGTGATTTTTAGGTGAGGAGGGTTGAATGTGGCTGTAGTGTCATGTGGCTgtagtgtcagcagttcctgcacgATGaaagcattgatgctatggactggctcgtttcccagacctgaatccagttgagcacatctgggacatcatgtctcactccagACTGTCCAGgtgttggcagatgctttagtccaggtctgtgtggagatccctcaggagacatCTGCCCATCTCATctggagcatgtccaggcgttgtagggaggtcatacaggtacatggaggccacacacattacggagcctcattttgacttgttttaaggacattacataaaaaatggAACAGCCTGTAgggtgtttttccactttaattttgagtgtgactccaaatccagacctccatgggttgataaatttgatttccattgacaaatcacacaaaaatcgtcagcacattcaacgtaaagaacaaagtatttaataaaaatatttcattcattcagatctaggatgtcttatttttgtgttccctttatttttttgagcagtgtattggGCACACCATAAACATACAGCACCAGTTATCAAGTTTTGAGAAGTGGACAGTGGAAGATCCATTAGTGAAGTTACTGTATTTATAGCTTGACACCTTCAGCCACAGGGAGTGATTCAGGCACAGAAGGTGAATCAGACAaagagttttatttttcttgtttgcaAAATCCACTTTTTTAATGTTAGTGTTTAGAGCATCTCTTTACATTTACCGATTGCCAGTGGGTAAAGATGATGACTGAGCATTGTTAATTGTGCAGTGTTGACAGGAAGGAAGGAACTAGAAGTAAACTCCCCCCTCactcaaaaaaaatacaacttttttttgagaaatgcaaaatgctagcctattttttttttttttaaacatggtccTTTAAAGAAGGTGGTTTTgccaatgtgatacacagcaagcagagcacatggtgacacaacaaaatgcgtcctttgcatttaaccataacccttagtgagcagtgggcagccacaaaaggtgcctggggagcagtgtgttgctcaagggtacctcagtggaaccttcgCGGGTCAGGATTCTCTCCCATAACCTCTAAACCACCACTTCCTGGGAGTGAAAAGGtggcacacacagtgaaaggaCCATTTCAAGACACCGGCTCAAGAAATAGTACATTGTTTAATGGAGgatattttaaaaacagaccaggaccacaaaaaaaaaaaaaaaaaaaaagtaaaaaatcatttaaaaaagatgACATTCTGAAAATACATGAGCTGTTAGTCTGAAGAAAGGTGATCAACGTACATTTATACCtttgatgcaaaagaaaaagcaGTAATACGTAAGAATACACATACATTAAACATCTGCAATAACATAGGAAGTCCTTACACTGTAAGAGCAAATTATTCATAGTAAACAAGTACTGTGTTTCCCTTAAAGTTTCAGTTTCGGTTCATCCAAATGCAAATCAGTTAACTGCAAACACAAGCGTTAATAACACTAAACTGTTTGAATAAACAATCAGGTTTTTAAAATTACACCGAAATATTGcttgtaaatatatttcaaattcaCGTAATTCGCATTAGAAACATTGCAttttcaattaataaaaaaagaccctTAAATAATCTGGGACTTTTTGTATGCAGGTAAGGGTCTATCTGAGCCATCAAATGCTCAAAGGCAGAGTAACGACAGAAAACTGAGCACATTGAGGAACTTCCTTTCACACAAACCACATCATTTCCAGTGCCAGTGTTGACAGGCTGGTGTTGGTGACCATTGTGGCATGTTAAGTGATTGTCTCAATAAGagctgaatttatttaatgGCGTTCACTTTTAAAGGAGGCCCCCATTATTTTGTCTAGCAAAAGAGACATTAGTCCCAAAGCCGTGTGAATCACTAAATGAAAGATTAAAATAGTCATCCGTCTCCTTTGTGACCAGGATTGTGACGCCCAGGGGGTGGGCGCATGCAGCCGGTGCCATCAGATACCTGATTGGGTTCAGATGCGATCGACCAATCCAGCCTGACTGACCAGGGCTGCTTAAAAGAGGACAACGGCTACAGAACTGGGCTGCTTTATTCACGTGGAGAGACTGCCTTACTTCCTGTTTGCGTTTATTTCCTCCTGGCTTTATGCAGCATGCCTttgggtttgtttacgttcttccctgtttttggcccaCGTGCCTTTTTTCTTTGTATTCATTAAATTCCCTTAAACGGACTCTCCCGGACTGTTTAATGTACTTCTGAAAGCCACTGAATAAATCCAGCTCCACGCATGGTTTTTCACCTTGAGTTGATGTCCTCTTGCAGTCCTCCTGCTACTAGAGAGGAGGACGTTCTATGCAAATTAGGCTGAACACTTTGTTATAAGCCAGTCAAAAGCACGAACTGATCTGTTGTTACTGAATCTGCCAGACTCTTACTACATAAATTGAAATGCGAATGATGAAAACTGCACAAGGACAAGCACGTCATGAGTACGCTTAAATATCCAAGTTAAACCTTAAGGTAAAGAGGTCGTAACGCTTTCAGGTTACTGTTATGAATATGCCTATGAATGCAAGTAAGTGCTCTGTGATGGCCATCATGTTTCTGCAGTGAATTTCTCAATATGGCTTGCACTCTTCTGAAAGGTAGTTTAAACTCGCAGTCACATCATTTTCTGAAGCTGTgctaaaaagggaaaaattgAGACTGATCGCACTGTGGGGACTGTTATTGTGGGGACCTAATGAGTTGCATTTTTCTTCTTTAGCCGAGTAACAGGCTACGAGCGAACCTTTCGAAGGTATTGATGGTCGTATAGGCACACTGCGTGATTGGTGCAGGACCCAGGAATTCACTGAAACATGTCAAGGTCGGAACATTAACAGGTACATTGAGAATGGAACAAATTAACACTCTGCTTAGTTATGAATGCTATAACCCTAACTAATAAACATATGCATACCTGTAAAGTCTCTCTGTGACAAGGttctttaaataaagtgccatcaAAATTCTATATAATCATTTTTGAGTTTTGACTCAATGTCAAGTTCATGTTTCAATGGCTTCTCATggacaattattattttttttttacattctgtgatttcctaatttatttaaatgggaGAGAGTACTGAGGTGCAACACAGCTCTGCACCATAATGAGTGGTTTCACCACACCAAGCACCTCTTGAATATTGTCACTCAGATCATTTTTAGTATGTCTTAAGTTTTGTGGAATTCTGCACACTTGATTAAACTCAATCAGCATGGTAGAATGATTCAACTTGATTAAATATCATCTTATATCATTTATGGATTAACTAACTTTGACCAAGTAGTCAAAGGATAATATCAAATCTACAGAAGTTGTGTGGCAGAAATGTTACATTGTATCTACATTATTCTATAACTGCAGGGatattaatgaatattaatgaggTAGTTCTGGCCTTTATAGCTAAGCAATAGCTAGCTGCTTACCAGACATGGGGACTCAAGTCAATTTCAGTCATTCAGACACAATTGTTTACGGCCCACAACACACCTCATAATTCATGTATTATATCAATGCAACGTGAACGTGTTGCCATAAATCggtgatttacatttttcattaaaactgaCTTGAGACTCCATCTCTCTTCCTTTGGCTGAAATCGGGTCTGCTGGTCTGTATATTGGTCACATGCAGCTGACATTCATTAATGTGCTTACATTTCTGAGAAATTATTAGATTATGATTAAATCTTTATAAATGCTAAGTTTAAAGTGTCATCATTACTGGCTTAGCAGAACATTCccctttaataaaataataatggaaaaaaaaaataaactatgtATTTTTTCAACTGATGTGCCCACCACCAAAACATTTATCATAGAGCTTATGTTTTGTGTTCATTAACAGAGTCATAGGTAGGCTAATGCTTGTTATGAGGAAAAATAAGAACTGAAAAGCAGAACACATCCAGCAGTGACTGCAGCGGATGTGTACATGCTGTGACAACGGTGCTAATCTGGATTTCCTGGACTTATCTTCATCAAGAACTACTGCGTGACTGACTGCAGCCGGGAATTGTTGTCTTGAGTAGGCTTGTGCTTGAGTAAACTGAGCTCCAGCACTCAGATAAATTACCTGCAACAGAGCGCTGCAAAGTCCGGCTGGAAGGCTGCGTCGCCATCGGAAGCTCTACCCCCAGATCACAAGAGCTGTACTAGTCTGTGTGAAATACTACATAGACTGGGAGTAATGATGAGTAATTTGAGATTTATATGTGTAGTTTAAAAATTGACCAATTTTTCATTTCcttaagaaaaaacaacaacaaaaaaacgacAGTGTATTGCTGAGGTATATATAACGATGCAAGGTGAGTTTAAAAGACTGCATATGTCTTGCACTGTACTGCACATGGTACTGAGAAAACACTCATCCCTAACTACTGAAAATATAAATCTTAGTCGGTGAGGTCTGAAACGGCTTTTCAAAGCATATTTAGTCCGAAAATGCATATAGAGTGCTAAAACTAACATGACTATATGAACAAAGCGAAGTTGTGCAATTATTCAGTAAACCCAAGTGCTTTAAGATGCACAATCACGTTCACAATGTATATCCTAAATGATGAACACAAAAGCATCTAACGCTgccactaaaacacacagctTTCTGTAGAAAGAAAAAGGCATAAGTGTGTCCAGCCACACAAAGGTGGACCAATCTGTACAGTTTGGCATGCAATGGACGTTCAAAACAGAGTGCCCACTTTACTCTGTTTAGTCACTAAGATTAAATAAGATCTAAATATCACAACTGTAGCTATTGGCGTCATCTTGTGAAAAGGCTTATGAATTATGTAAATTAGGTACATTAAAAAATACTTCAGAACAATCCAGAACCATGAAGCAGATTTGGACCTGTCTGTAAGCACCAAATACAGAAAACTAACTTAAAAACCACATGCAACTGTTAAGTATAAACTCCAGAACTGCAATATTGACCCCTCTACCATGTCTGTACAAAATAGGCTCAGCAGTGGCCACACTGCAAAAggacataaagaggggaaaGAGCAACAACAAGCATTAAGCAGATTAAAAACTGAACGAATGCCCAAAAGGTATACCTGCGTCTTATCAGTATCTTGGGGCTGATTCCTAGCaactgcacatttaaaaaaggttGCTTTTCAGCGTGGCTGCAAGAGTCCACAGAAAATGTGTCAGCATATGATAGCATGACTGGGCATTGGGATAATTCTCTCAATTAAGTACCATTCACATCACAGATATCTACCAGCATGACACCAGGCACACGCTACAACAAATATCAACACTgatttctctcttctttttttttcttcttttttttttttttttttaaaccaattcCCATCATGGACAttgtaaataattacaaaatgttaaaatagcattttataaGTAGATATAATTCACTGACAAACTAC contains:
- the m17 gene encoding IL-6 subfamily cytokine M17: MNGNVRIMLCQGLNTQSAPRLLYILLLISVASVRTGLSCGNQSCGRSLNSSIKLTRLMHAQSVKLLKSYKSSQGDSAEFICHVQIDNVPEADISELDVSKRMLSIYARLKEFSPHFKRVLEQQTDLQPHATPLLTDLTSTQERLHHISHRVNCLLQILLPNTPIPEPPEGPTGVPPSQNTFQQKAYGCVVLTRFKDFLSQTMKELRNRKGKLCKRRTLKSQRNL